From Rubripirellula reticaptiva, the proteins below share one genomic window:
- a CDS encoding SMP-30/gluconolactonase/LRE family protein encodes MKAISASIAFSFLIVPIATADNSVFVGQPEMIQSSGAGEGPVWHPQLGLLTSGDGNINRRALDNSSHVFRDGAGSNGLLFDRQGRLVICENVNRRVTRLEADGKLTVLADSYDGMKFNQPNDLTIDSKNRIYFTDPQYGDRSNMQMLDANGKHVEGIYRIDLDGTVTRIITHEVDRPNGLIITPDDKYLYVADNNNGLGGARKLWRFDMRPDGTPDLASQKMLYDWQTTRGPDGMKLDLSGRLYVAAGLNEPRLPEQTATPPTAGIYVFMPDGKQVAFAPILQDETTNCAFGGPDGKTLFVTAGGTLWSIPTAQPGYQIQ; translated from the coding sequence TTGAAAGCCATCTCAGCGTCGATCGCATTCAGTTTTCTGATCGTTCCGATCGCAACTGCTGACAATTCTGTTTTCGTCGGCCAACCGGAAATGATCCAATCCAGCGGAGCCGGCGAGGGGCCTGTCTGGCACCCCCAACTGGGGCTTCTGACCAGTGGCGACGGCAACATCAATCGACGCGCACTCGACAATTCGAGTCATGTGTTTCGCGACGGAGCCGGATCCAACGGGCTGTTGTTTGATCGTCAGGGCCGATTGGTAATCTGCGAAAACGTCAATCGCCGAGTGACTCGGCTCGAAGCCGACGGCAAGCTAACCGTCCTGGCCGACTCGTACGACGGCATGAAGTTCAATCAACCGAACGACTTGACGATCGATTCGAAAAACCGGATCTACTTTACCGATCCTCAGTACGGCGACCGATCGAACATGCAGATGCTCGACGCCAATGGCAAACACGTCGAAGGCATCTACCGAATCGATCTCGACGGAACCGTCACACGCATCATCACTCATGAAGTCGACCGCCCCAACGGGCTGATCATCACGCCAGATGACAAGTACTTGTACGTTGCTGACAACAACAATGGACTTGGTGGTGCTCGCAAACTTTGGCGTTTCGACATGCGTCCCGACGGCACGCCCGACTTGGCGTCGCAAAAGATGCTGTACGACTGGCAGACCACGCGAGGACCGGACGGGATGAAGTTAGATCTTTCGGGGCGTCTTTACGTTGCCGCTGGTTTGAACGAGCCTCGCCTGCCCGAGCAGACAGCGACGCCACCAACCGCCGGCATCTATGTGTTTATGCCCGACGGAAAACAAGTCGCGTTCGCACCTATTTTGCAAGATGAGACCACCAACTGCGCCTTCGGCGGCCCCGATGGCAAGACGCTGTTTGTAACGGCAGGCGGAACGTTGTGGTCGATCCCAACAGCTCAACCCGGATACCAGATTCAATGA
- a CDS encoding mechanosensitive ion channel domain-containing protein, whose amino-acid sequence MAHRSICPFANFPHHARSLTASTTAIWLAFLAVMGAQVGFAQNIIYHQPITSSYPVSSFPTNSYPTNSYPTNSYPTTVYPSSSYPVSSYPTTSYPTTSYPTNSYPSSQPVVVHSSTTTSVPVRALPANATTHTQPRQSESISDSSTTLLATPSGSITRLASTRSDSQRSRFTDRRSDDGYREPFPTPIERMLPFGLTMIQSARKSADQFRQIARTASPVAADVAERNAELADQWVELAETHDRLTDRLNVAATKLDETTRDFTDVAAKLDHYGLTPTVGLLLRHKKEQLDAWQVQDSQTLFAGEELKRARTEQLELDLIRHDGTDVVAQASAILTAGGMNPKSDQNASVVSQVQDLLRQRAQWLKSLRSGYHDYQQKLGELDATTTASTQLTRDYRRLIDRQITWIRSDDPLGFSDVGKIPSGLGAVLDSRRSHDFGQAIQRKWRATPVSGIGLVASVVLLCLFRWRVRSWLIKIGSGNRMKESTADARKAAASILTTLTAILIPAIFYAIGRWLGNGVVSESTLHASSGFYAASLVSLFVEVPRQLLRNFGYLDRHINVELPGRSRAMTYLTLIGAGLVLAAYVVTLIGVIDHGMWRDSTARFGFIAAMMLVTWTAHLALRPTGGFLEPMIAKFGGSVIHRVRFVVYLVGVGFPLAMIGLSGLGYGFTASELIQRAIWMLAGLAIAATLWGAVKILSAGAWQKLTGTTPPPRKYDEYGILEPETSVGDAGVLGEHFLELKHHLAFLFQFALVVATIGCIGWIWVDVFPNAHLGNPVVWIADGEPITAMNLVMAFGTLFVAFQLAKLLPALFDALVLQRVSFDEGMEHFSLVLGRCLLFGVGCFMACSLIGVRWQAIQWLAVGLTIGLGFGLQDMVRNLFGGLIVLFEKPARLGDLVTVGKVTGRIAAQKLRTTVVTDNDGREVIIPNKSFVSEDVINWMGAGRLRAIPFEVAVTRDQRPADLCRMLYELVIDQPDVLLSPAPQATLVCVGKRSQRIEVRAWIEEGQDASRFRDSLLRTATSFLSEKRWLAADQPEQPAMQSTIDRDFGSTSRGRKRSA is encoded by the coding sequence ATGGCCCATCGAAGCATCTGCCCATTCGCAAATTTTCCGCACCACGCACGTTCGCTGACGGCGTCGACCACCGCGATATGGCTAGCGTTTCTTGCGGTAATGGGTGCTCAGGTTGGGTTCGCCCAGAACATCATCTATCACCAGCCGATAACAAGTTCTTATCCGGTTAGTTCATTTCCGACAAACTCGTATCCGACCAACTCGTATCCGACCAACTCGTATCCGACGACGGTCTACCCTAGTTCGTCTTATCCTGTGTCGTCCTATCCGACGACTTCGTACCCGACGACTTCGTACCCGACAAACTCTTATCCGAGCAGCCAGCCGGTCGTCGTTCATTCATCGACAACGACGTCGGTACCGGTCAGGGCTTTGCCTGCCAACGCGACAACCCACACTCAGCCAAGGCAATCCGAATCGATTTCAGATTCGTCAACGACGTTGCTCGCCACGCCCAGCGGTTCAATCACGCGTCTCGCCAGCACCCGCAGCGACTCGCAACGTTCGCGGTTCACTGATCGTCGAAGTGACGACGGCTACCGCGAGCCGTTTCCGACGCCTATCGAGCGAATGTTACCGTTTGGATTGACGATGATTCAATCGGCACGCAAAAGCGCCGATCAGTTTCGTCAAATCGCGCGAACCGCATCGCCAGTTGCTGCCGACGTCGCCGAACGTAATGCCGAATTGGCGGATCAGTGGGTTGAACTTGCCGAGACGCATGACCGTCTGACCGATCGACTCAACGTGGCGGCGACCAAACTGGATGAAACCACGCGAGACTTCACTGACGTCGCGGCCAAGCTTGATCACTATGGTTTGACTCCTACGGTTGGTCTACTGCTTCGTCATAAGAAAGAACAGCTTGACGCTTGGCAAGTTCAGGATTCGCAAACCTTGTTTGCCGGCGAAGAACTCAAACGAGCGCGGACCGAGCAGTTGGAACTCGACCTAATCCGACACGACGGAACCGACGTTGTCGCACAGGCCTCGGCAATCTTGACCGCCGGCGGAATGAACCCCAAGAGTGACCAGAATGCCTCGGTCGTGTCGCAGGTTCAAGACTTGCTTCGCCAGCGGGCTCAGTGGCTAAAGTCGCTGCGCAGCGGATACCATGACTATCAACAAAAACTTGGCGAGCTTGACGCGACGACTACCGCTTCCACGCAGTTGACTCGCGATTACCGTCGCCTAATCGATCGACAAATCACCTGGATTCGCAGTGACGATCCGCTGGGTTTCAGCGACGTCGGAAAGATCCCCAGCGGGCTCGGAGCGGTTCTGGATTCACGCCGCAGCCATGACTTTGGTCAAGCGATCCAGCGAAAGTGGCGCGCGACTCCGGTTAGCGGAATTGGATTGGTGGCGTCAGTCGTTCTTCTGTGCTTGTTTCGTTGGCGAGTCCGGTCATGGCTGATCAAGATTGGCTCTGGCAACCGAATGAAAGAGTCGACCGCGGATGCTCGAAAAGCAGCCGCCAGCATTCTGACAACACTGACCGCAATCTTGATTCCTGCGATCTTCTATGCGATCGGGCGATGGCTTGGCAATGGAGTCGTTTCAGAGTCGACGTTGCACGCGTCGAGTGGTTTCTATGCCGCAAGTCTTGTGTCGCTGTTCGTCGAGGTTCCCCGTCAATTGCTTCGCAACTTTGGATACCTAGATCGTCACATCAATGTTGAATTGCCCGGTCGATCACGAGCGATGACGTATTTGACGTTGATTGGTGCGGGACTGGTTTTGGCTGCATACGTGGTCACGTTGATTGGTGTGATTGATCATGGCATGTGGCGAGACTCAACCGCTCGTTTTGGTTTCATCGCCGCGATGATGTTGGTCACGTGGACCGCGCACTTGGCACTTCGACCGACCGGTGGATTTCTGGAACCGATGATCGCCAAGTTCGGCGGTTCGGTGATTCACCGTGTTCGATTCGTAGTGTATTTAGTGGGCGTCGGGTTTCCGTTGGCAATGATCGGACTGTCGGGGCTTGGGTACGGATTTACTGCTAGCGAATTGATACAGCGAGCGATTTGGATGCTTGCTGGACTAGCAATCGCAGCAACACTTTGGGGAGCGGTTAAGATCCTGTCCGCGGGTGCTTGGCAAAAGTTGACCGGCACGACTCCGCCGCCACGAAAGTACGACGAGTACGGAATCCTGGAACCCGAAACGTCGGTTGGCGATGCAGGCGTGCTTGGCGAACACTTCTTGGAATTGAAGCATCACCTCGCATTTCTGTTTCAGTTCGCGCTCGTGGTCGCCACCATAGGTTGTATCGGATGGATTTGGGTGGACGTGTTTCCCAACGCGCACTTGGGCAACCCGGTGGTTTGGATTGCAGATGGTGAACCGATCACTGCCATGAATTTGGTGATGGCGTTTGGAACGTTGTTTGTTGCTTTCCAGCTCGCCAAACTGTTGCCAGCTCTGTTCGACGCTCTCGTGTTGCAGCGAGTTTCCTTTGACGAAGGCATGGAGCATTTCTCGTTGGTGCTAGGCCGGTGCCTGTTGTTCGGCGTTGGTTGCTTCATGGCCTGTTCGCTGATCGGTGTCCGTTGGCAAGCCATCCAGTGGTTGGCAGTCGGGCTAACGATCGGACTTGGATTTGGTTTGCAGGACATGGTGCGAAATCTGTTCGGCGGCTTGATTGTGCTGTTTGAAAAACCGGCGCGGCTAGGTGACTTGGTTACCGTCGGAAAAGTAACTGGACGTATCGCTGCGCAGAAGCTTCGCACGACTGTGGTGACGGATAATGATGGGCGCGAAGTCATCATTCCCAACAAGAGTTTTGTCAGTGAAGACGTGATCAATTGGATGGGAGCGGGCCGACTGCGTGCGATTCCTTTCGAGGTCGCGGTCACTCGCGATCAGCGTCCGGCGGACCTGTGCCGGATGTTGTACGAGTTGGTGATCGACCAACCTGATGTCTTGCTGTCGCCCGCGCCACAAGCGACGCTTGTTTGCGTTGGAAAGCGATCGCAACGCATCGAAGTTCGGGCGTGGATCGAAGAAGGACAAGACGCATCGCGTTTCCGTGATTCGTTGTTGCGGACCGCAACATCGTTTCTGTCGGAAAAGCGTTGGTTGGCTGCTGATCAACCCGAACAACCGGCGATGCAAAGCACCATCGACCGGGACTTTGGCAGCACGTCACGCGGTCGAAAACGTTCGGCCTAG
- a CDS encoding proprotein convertase P-domain-containing protein, whose protein sequence is MTDFVKPRWRRKSIVAAAVLLSAFSAPTIANAQSGLRESLERLDRNQNGQIDPDEITPLARPYLERVGEARRMSLERSNDISKWQEAARVYYALVNGVARKSVEPDLESSVRKFGPAEDEVLIPEFGLPEIKYPYTQEDLDDAERILRRLDRDHDGFIDRAEARRGDWTHRDPFEVDYDFDGRLSRLELSQRYARRRLLDGASGELVKRAQRVGNGIRPSGNESKRSDGDDSRWWRRGGSSYYLTASVLGRFDKDRNGRLDPIESVGLGIPTGRIDVDRDGELSRDELHAYLSGLQDEVGDESLGVPTWFYERDQNRDEQVTMAEYTDEWSEESLATFTALDVNDDGLLTLAEVSQSAAMMGGSFANTNAEVLPPRKTTISEITIDEDFLISDLNVQLSITHSYLSQLDGYLISPEGVRLELFTAIGGSDDNFDRTIFDDQSDTHLTKARAPFNGSYLPEAVTNRQPGLSQFNGKKATGTWQLVITGARSERFGMLHQWSLNIKPQDRLSLEPEKVPAEIPIDEPLGVFAIPNDAPQAIGGS, encoded by the coding sequence ATGACTGACTTTGTGAAACCAAGGTGGCGAAGAAAATCGATTGTCGCCGCCGCCGTCTTGCTATCGGCCTTCTCGGCGCCGACTATCGCCAACGCACAGTCTGGTCTGCGCGAATCGCTTGAGAGACTCGACCGAAACCAGAATGGTCAGATTGATCCGGACGAAATCACACCGCTTGCACGTCCCTATTTGGAACGCGTTGGCGAGGCACGCCGGATGTCACTGGAACGCTCTAACGACATTTCCAAATGGCAAGAGGCTGCACGAGTCTATTACGCATTGGTCAACGGCGTGGCCAGAAAGAGCGTTGAGCCTGATCTTGAAAGCAGCGTGAGGAAATTCGGCCCCGCCGAGGACGAGGTGCTGATTCCCGAGTTCGGTTTGCCGGAGATCAAGTATCCCTACACTCAAGAAGACCTCGACGATGCCGAACGCATTTTGCGAAGGCTTGATCGAGACCACGATGGATTCATCGATCGCGCAGAGGCTCGTCGTGGCGACTGGACTCACCGCGATCCGTTCGAAGTCGACTACGACTTTGATGGTCGGCTCAGCCGATTGGAATTGAGCCAACGGTACGCTCGTCGGCGATTGCTCGATGGTGCGTCCGGAGAATTGGTCAAACGCGCCCAACGAGTCGGAAACGGCATCCGCCCATCCGGCAACGAATCCAAACGTTCCGACGGCGACGATTCAAGATGGTGGCGTCGTGGCGGCAGCAGTTACTATTTGACGGCATCTGTCCTGGGGCGCTTCGACAAAGACCGCAACGGTCGACTCGACCCCATCGAGAGCGTGGGGCTCGGTATCCCAACCGGCCGGATCGATGTGGATCGAGACGGCGAGTTGTCGCGAGACGAATTGCATGCGTACCTGAGCGGATTGCAAGACGAAGTCGGTGATGAATCGCTCGGCGTGCCGACTTGGTTTTACGAACGCGACCAAAATCGCGACGAACAGGTCACGATGGCTGAGTACACGGACGAGTGGTCCGAAGAATCGCTTGCCACATTCACCGCACTCGATGTCAATGATGACGGCTTGCTGACGCTAGCCGAAGTATCACAGTCTGCTGCGATGATGGGCGGAAGCTTTGCCAATACAAACGCAGAAGTTTTGCCGCCTCGTAAGACAACGATTTCGGAAATCACCATCGACGAAGATTTCTTAATCTCCGATTTGAATGTCCAACTTTCAATCACACACTCGTATCTGAGCCAACTGGACGGATACCTGATCAGCCCCGAGGGCGTGCGATTGGAACTGTTCACGGCGATCGGCGGCAGCGATGACAATTTTGACCGAACCATCTTTGACGACCAAAGTGATACTCACCTCACGAAAGCTCGAGCACCTTTCAATGGATCCTATTTGCCCGAAGCTGTCACGAATCGCCAACCTGGACTGAGCCAGTTCAACGGAAAGAAGGCCACAGGAACGTGGCAATTAGTGATCACCGGCGCGAGAAGCGAGCGATTTGGCATGCTGCATCAATGGTCGCTGAACATCAAACCGCAAGACCGCTTGTCGCTCGAGCCCGAGAAAGTGCCGGCCGAAATTCCGATCGACGAACCCCTGGGCGTTTTCGCCATACCAAACGACGCTCCGCAAGCCATCGGCGGAAGCTAG
- the ylqF gene encoding ribosome biogenesis GTPase YlqF — MTIQWFPGHMHKARLEMEALLPKVHLVIEVLDARIPYSSENPLLAEIRGDKPCLKILSKSDLADDSMTELWLDYFGRSANMRAHAVTTEDVPTIRRIKHLAIRMLPERENKQINAMIMGIPNVGKSTIINFLAGKKVAKTGNTPAVTKSQQRVNIGDGITLYDTPGMMWPNVHNPNSGYRLALLGSIKETAMDYAEIGFFAARFMLDYYPKQLTERYDLDEVPASELETIEAIGRKRGCLGKSSVVDIDRASRILVTELRQGVFGLLTLESPEIMEKEKAETAAAVAAKNESAATRDARRKQKFVAKQKAKRESRERR; from the coding sequence ATGACAATTCAGTGGTTTCCCGGGCACATGCACAAAGCCCGGTTGGAAATGGAAGCGTTGCTTCCGAAAGTGCACTTGGTCATCGAAGTCCTGGACGCGCGGATTCCGTATTCGAGCGAGAATCCGTTGCTGGCCGAAATACGCGGCGACAAGCCTTGTCTGAAAATACTTTCAAAGAGCGATTTGGCCGACGACAGCATGACGGAATTATGGCTGGACTACTTTGGCCGATCGGCCAACATGCGTGCTCATGCCGTGACCACCGAAGACGTGCCGACGATCCGCCGCATCAAGCATCTGGCGATCCGCATGTTGCCGGAACGTGAAAACAAACAGATCAACGCGATGATCATGGGCATTCCCAATGTTGGAAAGTCGACGATCATCAATTTTTTAGCCGGCAAGAAAGTCGCCAAGACAGGCAACACCCCCGCCGTCACCAAGAGCCAACAACGTGTCAACATCGGTGACGGAATCACGTTGTACGACACGCCCGGCATGATGTGGCCGAACGTGCACAACCCGAACAGCGGCTATCGCTTGGCGTTATTGGGATCGATCAAAGAAACGGCGATGGACTATGCCGAGATCGGATTCTTTGCCGCACGGTTCATGCTGGACTATTATCCAAAACAATTGACCGAACGATACGACCTGGATGAAGTTCCGGCATCTGAACTTGAAACGATCGAAGCGATCGGACGAAAACGCGGATGCTTAGGCAAGAGCAGCGTGGTCGACATTGACCGTGCGTCGCGAATCTTGGTGACAGAATTGCGGCAGGGTGTCTTTGGGTTGTTGACGTTGGAATCGCCTGAAATCATGGAAAAAGAGAAAGCCGAAACCGCCGCCGCCGTCGCTGCCAAGAACGAAAGCGCAGCAACTCGCGACGCCCGCCGGAAACAAAAGTTTGTCGCCAAGCAAAAGGCAAAGCGAGAATCTCGCGAGAGACGCTAG